One window from the genome of Pedobacter schmidteae encodes:
- a CDS encoding DUF5018 domain-containing protein, which yields MRKYIFNIIIVVMISFASCKKAEHVPATTDAQGITSLVAKFASGDLKEQEAVKFDINGTETDQFVIPVPWFFPEDSNHETTAYMTAMKIEANLPNNCKIEPKLGILDLTRENFFTFTDQQGKQRRISIRGERTKSKKSAITFFSIEAAGVSGLIDQSKKTISLVTVEDLSSVDVELTMSAHASVDRSLKGMNLNSPTEITVIAHDGVTKTTYSIMKTAPAKITYGFRSGSENLSFNLNLGTLGYTDGSRPSLAASGNFFVVSVANSQPPKYYNRSTGKYVGTMNLGAAKGNGTIASDAIGNIIVADYANAGESFKLYKTNAVTNTPQAYLNWTNTSGFPVGSKISIQGDLNGKAIIMATCDATSAAGSNKFVRWIVTNGVAGAAEVLTAGGIPFWGAGVNGTKVTARSTNAADGAFVGFYDGGVNNLYYLDGNNTKAMSLADQVSGSGWGMNNSLADAKEFNNARYLAFYSPSHFPQWGITSELYIYDVSGMGSFTGNVDKSSALVFSAKYGAVGSAVAASGDVLIAPTVDGYKMQVFTIDFNAGNLACYEFNCVAVN from the coding sequence ATGAGAAAGTACATATTCAATATAATCATAGTAGTTATGATCAGCTTTGCCTCCTGTAAAAAAGCTGAGCACGTGCCTGCAACAACAGATGCACAGGGAATAACCAGTCTGGTGGCCAAGTTTGCTAGTGGCGATCTGAAAGAGCAGGAGGCGGTTAAATTTGACATCAATGGAACAGAAACAGATCAGTTTGTAATCCCTGTTCCCTGGTTCTTTCCCGAAGACAGCAATCATGAAACTACTGCTTACATGACTGCCATGAAAATAGAAGCCAATTTACCTAACAATTGTAAAATTGAGCCAAAACTAGGAATCCTTGATCTGACCAGGGAGAACTTCTTTACTTTTACAGATCAACAAGGTAAACAGAGGCGGATCTCTATCCGTGGCGAGCGCACCAAATCAAAAAAATCGGCCATAACCTTCTTCTCTATCGAAGCTGCTGGAGTAAGTGGTTTAATCGACCAAAGCAAGAAAACCATATCCTTGGTTACTGTAGAGGATTTGTCGTCGGTAGATGTGGAACTCACTATGTCGGCCCATGCTTCGGTAGATCGCTCTTTAAAAGGGATGAACCTCAATAGCCCTACCGAAATTACGGTTATAGCACATGATGGGGTAACCAAAACAACTTATTCCATCATGAAGACTGCACCCGCCAAAATTACTTATGGTTTTAGAAGTGGGTCAGAAAACTTAAGTTTTAACCTTAACCTGGGTACCTTGGGCTACACGGATGGTAGTAGACCAAGTCTAGCCGCATCGGGCAACTTCTTTGTGGTATCTGTAGCCAACAGTCAGCCACCTAAATACTATAACCGCAGTACGGGTAAGTATGTAGGAACAATGAATCTTGGAGCGGCAAAGGGGAATGGTACCATAGCAAGTGATGCCATTGGGAATATTATTGTGGCCGACTATGCCAATGCCGGCGAAAGCTTTAAACTATATAAAACCAATGCAGTAACCAATACTCCACAGGCTTATTTAAACTGGACAAATACATCTGGATTCCCAGTAGGCAGTAAAATATCTATTCAAGGCGATCTGAATGGTAAGGCTATTATTATGGCTACCTGCGATGCAACTTCTGCCGCCGGATCAAATAAATTTGTGAGATGGATTGTTACTAATGGTGTGGCAGGCGCAGCCGAAGTGCTTACGGCCGGAGGCATTCCTTTCTGGGGTGCAGGCGTAAATGGTACAAAAGTAACTGCCAGAAGTACCAATGCAGCAGACGGAGCTTTTGTAGGATTTTACGATGGTGGGGTCAATAACCTGTACTATCTTGATGGAAACAATACCAAAGCAATGAGCCTGGCCGATCAGGTTTCTGGTAGTGGCTGGGGAATGAATAATAGTCTGGCAGATGCCAAAGAGTTCAACAATGCCAGGTATCTGGCCTTCTATAGCCCAAGTCATTTCCCTCAATGGGGCATCACCTCCGAACTATACATTTATGATGTATCGGGAATGGGTAGCTTTACGGGTAATGTCGACAAAAGTAGTGCACTCGTATTTTCTGCCAAATATGGTGCTGTGGGTAGTGCGGTAGCAGCAAGTGGCGATGTTTTAATAGCACCAACTGTCGATGGGTACAAAATGCAGGTATTTACTATAGATTTTAATGCAGGTAATCTGGCCTGTTATGAGTTTAATTGTGTAGCGGTTAACTGA
- a CDS encoding alpha amylase family protein: MNRKDFFMATAGLGLFGFATSCKKDKAIDWIWDGKEAEPGAGGTEKPRYIWIDAAANFSDYANSKENIKRDMGKLKDSGITDVVVDVRPSMGDVLFNSSHVQQVQKLDIWASGSYTFYERTATWDYLQAFIDEGHAVGLKIHAAINTFVAGNNYSYGLGQQGMLFRDGTKKEWATTLNLPGGLVNVMDLNSTLDPDNNYGTKFINPANDEVQQYLLNIIGDLAKYNVDGIFLDRCRYNNFVCDFSAVTKQKFEQYIGETVTSFPNDVIVPGTPSYPLPATMPKHFKKWMEFRVKTIHDFMAKARERVKSVNNKIQFGVYVGGWYSTYYDVGVNWASPKYNTAQFYPNWASPAYKDFGYADLMDFILIGAYAPVDRIYGSGEWTVEGFCKNAKTLLQGDTKVAGGPDVGNGSGWENGGQDAAVTKTVDAAINAGDGYFIFDLVHVKRYNYWAALKTGVDNYLKTIKK; the protein is encoded by the coding sequence ATGAATAGAAAAGATTTTTTTATGGCCACAGCTGGGCTGGGCCTGTTTGGATTTGCAACTTCATGTAAAAAAGATAAAGCAATTGACTGGATATGGGACGGTAAAGAAGCGGAGCCTGGTGCGGGTGGAACAGAAAAGCCAAGATACATATGGATTGACGCCGCAGCGAATTTTTCGGATTATGCCAACAGCAAGGAGAATATTAAAAGAGATATGGGAAAGCTGAAAGATTCCGGTATTACCGACGTGGTAGTTGATGTGCGCCCCAGCATGGGCGATGTGTTGTTCAATTCGAGTCACGTACAACAGGTACAGAAACTGGATATCTGGGCATCCGGTTCCTATACTTTTTATGAGCGTACCGCCACCTGGGATTACCTGCAGGCATTTATCGATGAAGGGCATGCCGTAGGTCTTAAAATACATGCGGCCATCAATACCTTTGTTGCCGGTAATAACTATTCTTATGGTCTGGGGCAGCAGGGAATGCTTTTCCGTGATGGTACAAAAAAAGAATGGGCTACAACGCTAAACCTGCCTGGTGGACTAGTAAACGTGATGGATCTGAACAGTACACTGGACCCTGATAATAATTACGGTACTAAATTTATAAATCCCGCAAATGACGAAGTACAACAGTATCTGCTAAATATCATAGGCGATCTGGCCAAATATAATGTTGATGGTATATTCCTGGATCGCTGTCGTTACAATAACTTTGTATGCGATTTCTCGGCGGTTACCAAACAAAAGTTTGAACAATATATTGGCGAGACTGTTACCAGTTTCCCCAATGATGTTATTGTGCCTGGCACACCTTCTTATCCTTTGCCGGCCACTATGCCTAAGCATTTTAAAAAATGGATGGAATTCAGGGTAAAAACTATTCACGATTTTATGGCCAAAGCCCGCGAACGTGTCAAATCTGTTAACAATAAAATTCAATTTGGCGTATACGTGGGCGGCTGGTACTCCACATACTATGATGTTGGAGTAAACTGGGCTAGTCCAAAATACAATACGGCGCAGTTTTATCCCAATTGGGCCAGTCCGGCTTACAAAGACTTCGGTTATGCGGATCTGATGGATTTTATATTGATCGGTGCTTATGCACCGGTCGACCGCATTTACGGTTCAGGTGAATGGACTGTAGAAGGTTTTTGTAAAAATGCCAAAACGCTATTACAGGGTGATACCAAGGTTGCCGGTGGGCCTGATGTAGGCAATGGATCGGGTTGGGAAAATGGAGGTCAGGATGCTGCGGTAACCAAAACGGTCGATGCCGCCATCAATGCCGGTGATGGGTATTTTATTTTCGATCTGGTTCATGTAAAACGTTACAATTACTGGGCAGCATTAAAAACCGGGGTCGACAATTACCTGAAAACCATAAAAAAGTAA